The following are encoded in a window of Syngnathus scovelli strain Florida chromosome 4, RoL_Ssco_1.2, whole genome shotgun sequence genomic DNA:
- the rassf10b gene encoding ras association domain-containing protein 10: MDSVERRISVWVCAEEKFVVGLSKRTTCADVVKALLEDIKQPEPMLLHRYCIAEKWRGLQRILPDRTRIWRLWVAWGEERDRVRFVLVGFGEAARSAEARVVLLGKPNLVSKWTPDSSLAEVPPHKQRRIVRKAFRKLDKMQRKQASSSGADKMQALAHLVVSQDRTIRLQALRIQQLDAEIGRREAKVHLDRTLTHGVNYVQNTHLFEDAAAEGSSQEPCSLEALLHLCDVMCQGELWEQELLTNMFTVQMKEALNHHWRRGGGEDISASFITGGDEMFLKERLRRLLDATLDVGLRLHSDLEAIRGDLELSRQICSSREEEMRDLLEKINSLGSEDGADIEGGTDEAERMRRMMSSLERKREWVEQVRGLSKCHRGNDDDSDTGLSSLHSQESDSLTVCQSLV, from the exons aTGGATTCCGTGGAGCGGAGGATATCAGTATGGGTGTGCGCAGAGGAGAAGTTCGTCGTGGGCTTGTCTAAACGCACAACCTGCGCCGATGTGGTCAAAGCGCTCCTGGAGGATATAAAACAACCCGAACCAATGCTGCTGCATCGCTACTGCATCGCAGAGAAATGGAGGGGCCTCCAGAGGATTCTACCAGACCGGACCAGGATTTGGCGTCTTTGGGTGGCGTGGGGAGAGGAGCGGGATCGGGTGAGATTCGTGCTTGTGGGCTTTGGCGAAGCGGCCCGGAGCGCAGAGGCGCGCGTGGTGCTGCTTGGCAAACCCAACCTTGTGTCCAAATGGACTCCGGACTCTTCCTTGGCGGAGGTCCCGCCGCACAAGCAGCGTCGGATAGTCAGGAAAGCTTTCAGAAAGTTGGACAAGATGCAGAGAAAGCAGGCTTCTTCTTCTGGCGCAGATAAGATGCAGGCTTTGGCGCATCTTGTGGTCTCCCAGGATCGCACCATCCGCCTGCAGGCTCTCAGAATTCAACAGCTGGATGCTGAAATTGGAAGGCGGGAGGCCAAAGTGCATTTGGATCGGACCCTAACTCACGGCGTCAATTATGTGCAGAACACTCATTTATTTGAGGATGCAGCAGCTGAAGGCTCCAGCCAAGAGCCGTGCTCTTTGGAAGCCTTGCTTCACCTGTGTGACGTCATG TGTCAGGGGGAGCTGTGGGAGCAGGAGTTGCTCACCAACATGTTTACCGTGCAGATGAAGGAGGCGCTCAACCACCACTGGAGGCGAGGAGGTGGGGAGGACATCTCAGCATCCTTCATTACAGGAGGAGACGAGATGTTTTTGAAAGAACGGCTGAGGAGATTGCTGGATGCAACTTTGGATGTTGGCCTGCGCCTCCACTCGGATTTGGAAGCTATTAGAGGCGATTTGGAGCTGAGCCGGCAGATTTGCAGCAGTCGCGAGGAGGAGATGAGGGATTTGCTGGAGAAAATCAACTCTTTGGGTTCGGAGGACGGGGCTGACATTGAGGGGGGGACAGATGAAGCtgagaggatgaggaggatgatGAGCAGTTTGGAGAGGAAGCGTGAGTGGGTAGAGCAAGTTCGAGGTTTGTCCAAATGTCACAGAGGGAATGATGACGACTCAGACACAGGTTTAAGCTCCCTCCACAGTCAGGAGTCTGACAGCCTCACTGTGTGCCAGTCTCTGGTTTAG